From Spirosoma aerolatum, one genomic window encodes:
- a CDS encoding DUF5686 and carboxypeptidase-like regulatory domain-containing protein, with the protein MNSLLRTLTAIILLLMGWSVEIIAQPKVYTISGQVTDATTGEGIPFASIALKGKTAGTTSDVNGRYVLRVNALSDSLQVLSLGYRTGTYPVLAQANQVIDAHLLAAATSLQEVKVYAKGGDPAYRVMREAVRRGDQYNPAQLRAYQYDSYTKIEAYINNFAQKRKNNKGPGPIGKLLGKLPAITDQNGQPAVPVFISETLSNFYARTNPEKTKEYLLKSHVTGVGVSDGGLIAQLTGASFQQYNFYRNALIVLRKDIPSPIGAQWETIYTYRLKDTVQLNNLVCYAIEFTPKRLSDLAFNGTIWIDTTHFALAQIDAQVDKRANINFVDELHIEQIWETTPSGLRFPAQTQVTIDSDEPTPRSPGALVRFFTSAQNIIENNPKDITFYDPAIELADDYKETDSAFWQSVRPSSISANELRAMRVVDSVRNVPIMKVGGEIIKLGVIGYKALGKSNLELGPILYSYANNDIEGSRFRLGLRTTTGFSKKWLLSGYLAYGTRDEQLKYSANIEYIISRKPWTVFGVKRSYDLERLGVSADNIGNNSLFAAYSRFGTIRRPYFQEENLVYFRREMGRGFTQTLALRNRSFEPLFPFAFTPQKHDDDQSIRSTYETTELISETRFAPDELILQNDNVRVSTGAIRKPILTLRYTLGLRNVLDGDFAYHRIALTMKHSFRMGVLGRTYYTIGAGIIPSTVPYPLLYMPLGNESSFYVGNAYNLMNYFEFVCDRWATVQFEHNFNGLLFNRLPLLRRLKWRELVTAKVLAGSVSSQNLAMIPATNATGQAVEGFSSLSGTPYVEVGYGIDNIFKVLRIDAVHRLTYRDNIGRTGIPVTPFAIKLSGWLAF; encoded by the coding sequence ATGAATTCACTACTACGCACCTTAACGGCTATTATTCTTTTGCTGATGGGATGGTCTGTTGAGATCATAGCTCAGCCCAAAGTCTATACCATTAGCGGTCAGGTAACCGATGCTACTACGGGTGAAGGTATTCCCTTTGCCAGTATTGCGCTAAAAGGCAAAACGGCCGGTACAACTTCTGATGTCAATGGTCGCTATGTATTGCGAGTCAACGCGTTATCCGATTCCTTACAAGTCCTTAGCTTAGGTTATCGAACAGGTACCTATCCCGTTCTGGCTCAAGCTAATCAGGTCATCGATGCCCATTTATTGGCAGCCGCTACCAGCTTACAGGAAGTAAAAGTGTACGCCAAAGGGGGCGATCCGGCTTATCGGGTAATGCGGGAAGCCGTGCGCCGGGGCGACCAATACAACCCGGCCCAGTTACGGGCGTACCAATACGACAGTTATACTAAAATTGAAGCGTATATCAATAATTTCGCCCAGAAGCGAAAGAACAATAAGGGGCCGGGGCCAATTGGCAAGCTACTGGGAAAACTTCCAGCCATTACCGATCAAAACGGCCAGCCGGCTGTGCCCGTATTTATCTCCGAAACTCTTTCTAATTTTTACGCCCGTACCAATCCCGAAAAAACAAAAGAATATCTGCTCAAATCGCACGTAACGGGCGTGGGTGTATCAGATGGCGGGTTGATTGCGCAACTTACGGGAGCCTCATTCCAGCAATACAATTTCTACCGGAACGCGCTCATCGTACTCCGCAAAGACATCCCTTCGCCCATTGGCGCACAGTGGGAAACGATCTATACGTACCGCCTGAAAGACACGGTTCAGCTTAACAATTTAGTTTGTTACGCCATTGAGTTTACGCCCAAACGCCTGAGTGATCTGGCGTTTAATGGCACCATCTGGATCGACACAACGCACTTTGCTCTGGCACAAATTGATGCTCAGGTAGATAAGCGGGCAAACATCAACTTTGTGGACGAACTCCACATTGAGCAAATCTGGGAAACGACCCCGTCGGGTTTACGCTTTCCGGCCCAGACGCAGGTTACTATCGACAGTGACGAGCCAACTCCCCGATCACCGGGTGCTTTGGTCCGCTTTTTCACATCGGCACAGAATATTATCGAGAACAACCCGAAAGATATTACGTTTTACGATCCGGCTATCGAACTGGCCGATGATTACAAGGAAACCGACTCAGCCTTCTGGCAAAGTGTACGACCCAGTTCGATCTCAGCGAATGAACTTCGGGCCATGAGAGTGGTTGATTCAGTACGGAATGTGCCGATCATGAAAGTAGGCGGAGAGATTATCAAACTGGGCGTTATCGGCTATAAAGCATTGGGTAAATCGAATCTTGAACTGGGGCCCATTCTATACTCCTACGCCAACAATGATATAGAAGGTAGCCGGTTTCGGCTGGGGTTAAGAACGACGACGGGTTTCAGCAAAAAGTGGCTGCTGAGTGGTTATTTGGCCTACGGTACCCGCGATGAACAACTGAAGTACAGCGCCAATATCGAATACATTATCAGTCGAAAGCCCTGGACGGTGTTTGGTGTAAAACGTTCGTATGATCTGGAACGATTGGGCGTATCGGCCGACAACATTGGCAATAACTCGCTGTTTGCAGCTTACTCCCGATTTGGTACCATCCGACGGCCTTATTTTCAGGAGGAGAATCTGGTGTATTTCCGACGCGAAATGGGCCGGGGCTTTACGCAAACGCTGGCACTGCGCAATCGTAGCTTTGAGCCGCTGTTTCCGTTTGCCTTTACCCCCCAGAAACACGACGATGACCAGTCTATACGAAGCACCTACGAAACAACCGAGCTGATTTCGGAAACCCGTTTCGCTCCCGACGAGCTCATTCTCCAGAATGATAACGTTCGTGTCAGCACCGGAGCCATTCGCAAACCAATTCTGACATTACGCTACACGTTGGGTCTACGGAACGTCCTCGACGGCGACTTTGCCTATCATCGCATTGCGCTGACGATGAAACACTCATTCCGAATGGGTGTATTGGGTCGAACGTATTATACCATTGGGGCGGGTATCATTCCCTCTACGGTTCCCTACCCGTTGCTTTATATGCCGCTGGGCAACGAGTCTTCGTTCTATGTTGGCAATGCTTATAACCTGATGAATTATTTCGAGTTCGTCTGTGATCGCTGGGCTACCGTTCAATTTGAACACAACTTCAACGGACTGCTATTCAACCGATTGCCCCTCCTGCGTCGGCTCAAATGGCGGGAACTGGTAACCGCTAAAGTACTGGCTGGAAGTGTTTCGTCGCAGAATCTGGCTATGATTCCAGCCACCAACGCTACTGGACAAGCTGTTGAAGGATTCAGTTCACTGAGTGGCACACCATATGTGGAGGTGGGATACGGCATCGACAACATTTTCAAAGTTCTGCGTATCGACGCCGTACATCGGCTTACCTACCGAGATAATATTGGCCGAACGGGCATTCCCGTAACGCCTTTCGCCATCAAACTATCGGGCTGGCTGGCGTTTTGA
- a CDS encoding DUF4405 domain-containing protein: MKSKNLVSLFVAAIFLVLAATGLLIYFGQGSHIVDHTHAWFGMLFVTAAIFHIVNNWSSLVGYSRNRRTGSLQKELILPILVAIVFAAGIGFDVPVFNKLANAGKNWVRGNKPRPESMPQTKVDSIAYAVEVAYASAYSKGDTAALATVMNSKTALLTEAGTLLHGSDVQQNLLKRTTPEVVQTKVTNAEALDDQLIVVRGTLTGASTPSVYTHVLREQDKKWRIVAAQQAYPSVQ; encoded by the coding sequence ATGAAATCAAAAAATTTAGTTAGTCTGTTTGTGGCTGCCATTTTCCTAGTATTGGCGGCTACGGGTCTCCTGATTTATTTCGGTCAGGGTTCGCACATTGTCGATCATACCCATGCCTGGTTTGGTATGCTGTTTGTCACAGCCGCTATCTTCCACATTGTCAATAACTGGTCGTCGCTGGTGGGCTACAGCCGAAATCGCCGGACGGGCAGTTTACAGAAAGAACTCATTCTGCCTATACTCGTCGCCATCGTTTTTGCGGCTGGTATTGGGTTCGATGTACCCGTTTTCAATAAGCTGGCCAATGCGGGTAAGAATTGGGTACGTGGCAACAAACCCCGGCCCGAATCGATGCCACAAACCAAAGTCGATTCTATTGCCTATGCCGTTGAAGTAGCCTACGCCAGCGCTTACAGCAAAGGGGATACAGCCGCTCTGGCTACCGTCATGAATTCTAAAACGGCCTTGCTGACCGAAGCCGGAACGCTTCTTCACGGTTCGGATGTCCAACAAAATCTGCTCAAACGCACAACCCCTGAAGTTGTCCAGACCAAAGTAACGAATGCCGAAGCCCTTGACGACCAGCTCATTGTTGTACGGGGTACGTTAACCGGCGCATCAACGCCCTCCGTCTATACCCATGTACTTCGGGAGCAGGATAAGAAGTGGCGTATCGTAGCTGCCCAGCAGGCCTATCCGTCCGTGCAATAG
- a CDS encoding TlpA family protein disulfide reductase produces MLKTKVSLLYFVTTVLLGFHSVVVAQSVSFKDNDRTQFSSTKIIKESELVLLETETYSSFKQLMALFPGKIVYVDVWATWCKPCLIEFEKHQALEDVTQNKTVELLYLSIDRTNYKGKWLKTIKKYGLSGHHIIASRELQKDMWKVVHDQEDRLSIPYYFISDQTGRILLRDAPKPSQGDTLKTKLEEVILKAK; encoded by the coding sequence ATGCTCAAGACTAAAGTGAGTCTGCTCTACTTTGTAACAACTGTACTCTTGGGATTTCATTCAGTTGTTGTGGCTCAGTCTGTCAGTTTTAAAGACAATGACCGAACTCAATTCTCATCAACGAAGATTATCAAAGAGTCTGAATTAGTGCTATTGGAAACTGAAACATACAGTTCATTCAAACAATTGATGGCCTTGTTTCCTGGTAAAATCGTCTATGTTGACGTTTGGGCCACTTGGTGCAAACCTTGTCTAATCGAGTTTGAAAAGCATCAAGCCTTGGAAGATGTTACTCAGAATAAGACGGTCGAGCTGCTTTACCTGTCCATCGATAGGACCAATTATAAAGGGAAGTGGCTAAAAACAATCAAGAAATACGGCTTATCTGGTCACCACATTATTGCAAGCCGGGAATTACAAAAAGACATGTGGAAAGTTGTTCATGATCAAGAAGACCGTCTATCTATACCCTACTACTTTATTAGCGATCAAACCGGCCGTATTTTATTGAGAGATGCCCCAAAGCCTAGTCAGGGAGATACTCTAAAAACGAAGTTGGAAGAGGTTATTTTGAAAGCGAAGTAA
- a CDS encoding TonB-dependent receptor domain-containing protein, which translates to MRTLILSILIASATTAFGQVTTVPGSTNPTTPQSTQPSNLTVPAATPPDPFGAMPKSTTPDSFTAPPDSAPSTISPEGIPPQPGATPSEADPIARGNGKITGVLMDSTTNQPVEFATIALLSTSTNKPIDGTTADAKGQFTLNRIAPGKYRLLYSFIGYKDKRSAVLTIAKGGTVNVGTIKLSADVKTLAEVNVVGQAAMVEEKVDRLVYNADKDLAAKGGDATDIMRKVPMLSVDLDGNVQLRGSSNVRVLINNKPSTIVASSVADALKQIPADQIKTVEVITSPSAKYDAEGSAGIINIVTKKNTLQGMTLDANGGAGNRGSMLGLHGNYRTGKMGFSLGGFGRAEYNIKGSFLNDQTTRSYDQATNTYSEPTRTLQSANTLNQRLNGNFQLGWDYDIDKNTSLTASIRYGARNGITNQTNLLTQTTAPSSYFPIVTNRNVKTTDLSGTVDANVTYTKIYKPQQEFSMLALYSRNNRTNDFVADLLGGTDFHTVTGRQKNDNTSYNQESTLQIDYQTPIKTNQLLEFGGKGIFRQANSDYQYYFATGETGGYQLDTSRPANALFYNQNIAATYLSYTLTTKSKFTIKAGARYEYTFINARFSNETATPAATIPNYGNIVPSINISKSLKGGKIIKLAYNRRIQRPGIQFLNPNINAANPTNITIGNPYLSPELTDNVEFSTSANIKGLYLNASLFARRTNNEITAVRDVSKQSIGDPTNPVLQQVIRTSYQNVGHEDAAGLNLFGNGMLFKKLQLGGGIDLYHVTLTNNNANPIYSASNAGWVIGGRIMSSISLANGWGFQLFGGGRGKQIQLQGYQSPMYFYSLGLRKEFNNKKASLGLAAENIFNHPFTQRAELSSPILTQSSQTSFYNAGVRMTFSYKLGKMSFDQPQKRRKSIENDDLKGNEGGNDNNEGQQQSSPSGNGGGNRGGGSGRGGRPRS; encoded by the coding sequence ATGAGAACGCTGATTCTTTCTATACTTATTGCTAGTGCGACAACTGCGTTTGGGCAGGTGACAACCGTACCGGGTAGCACCAACCCTACAACGCCACAAAGCACCCAGCCCAGCAACTTAACTGTTCCTGCGGCCACGCCCCCCGATCCATTTGGCGCAATGCCCAAATCAACAACTCCCGATAGTTTTACAGCTCCTCCAGATTCAGCACCGTCGACCATTTCGCCAGAGGGAATCCCTCCTCAACCCGGCGCTACTCCTTCGGAAGCTGACCCCATTGCCCGTGGCAACGGAAAAATTACGGGTGTTCTGATGGACTCGACGACCAATCAACCTGTTGAATTTGCTACCATTGCGTTGCTCAGTACATCGACCAATAAACCCATTGACGGAACAACGGCCGATGCCAAAGGCCAGTTTACGCTGAACCGGATAGCTCCCGGCAAATACCGGCTGCTCTACTCTTTCATCGGTTATAAAGACAAACGCAGTGCTGTACTGACCATTGCCAAAGGCGGCACCGTTAATGTAGGCACCATTAAACTTTCGGCCGATGTTAAAACGCTGGCCGAAGTAAACGTAGTTGGTCAGGCAGCGATGGTCGAGGAGAAAGTAGACCGGCTGGTGTACAACGCCGATAAAGACCTGGCTGCTAAAGGTGGCGATGCGACTGACATTATGCGTAAAGTACCGATGCTGTCGGTCGATCTGGATGGGAATGTCCAGTTGCGCGGAAGCAGCAACGTGCGGGTGTTAATCAACAACAAGCCCAGCACCATTGTTGCCAGCAGTGTAGCCGACGCGTTGAAGCAAATCCCGGCCGATCAGATCAAGACCGTTGAAGTAATTACTTCGCCATCCGCCAAATATGACGCGGAAGGATCGGCAGGTATCATCAACATTGTGACAAAGAAAAATACCCTACAGGGTATGACGCTGGATGCAAACGGTGGCGCTGGCAACCGGGGGAGTATGCTTGGCTTACACGGCAATTACCGGACCGGCAAAATGGGCTTCTCGCTGGGTGGTTTCGGCCGTGCAGAATACAATATCAAAGGATCGTTCCTGAACGACCAGACGACCCGTTCTTACGATCAAGCGACCAACACCTACTCAGAGCCTACCCGGACACTCCAAAGTGCCAATACCCTGAATCAGCGTCTGAACGGAAACTTCCAGCTGGGCTGGGATTACGATATCGACAAGAATACATCGCTGACGGCCAGTATCCGATACGGTGCCCGCAATGGTATTACCAACCAAACCAATCTGCTGACCCAAACAACGGCGCCGAGCAGTTATTTTCCCATCGTCACGAATCGAAACGTAAAAACAACGGATCTGTCGGGTACGGTCGATGCTAACGTTACGTATACCAAAATTTATAAGCCCCAGCAGGAATTCAGTATGCTGGCACTTTATAGCCGCAACAACCGGACCAACGATTTCGTGGCTGACCTGCTTGGTGGTACCGATTTCCATACCGTTACGGGCCGTCAAAAGAACGACAACACCAGCTACAATCAGGAATCGACGCTCCAGATCGACTACCAGACACCGATTAAAACCAATCAATTGCTCGAATTCGGTGGTAAAGGTATTTTCCGGCAGGCTAACAGCGACTATCAGTATTATTTCGCTACGGGCGAAACAGGTGGTTATCAACTCGACACGTCGCGCCCAGCCAATGCTCTGTTCTACAATCAGAACATAGCCGCTACCTATCTGTCATATACCCTGACGACCAAAAGCAAGTTTACCATCAAGGCGGGTGCCCGGTATGAGTACACGTTCATCAACGCCCGGTTCAGTAATGAAACAGCTACCCCGGCTGCCACTATCCCGAACTATGGCAACATTGTACCGAGCATTAACATCTCGAAAAGCCTGAAGGGTGGCAAAATTATCAAACTGGCCTACAATCGTCGGATTCAACGCCCTGGCATCCAGTTCCTAAACCCAAACATCAACGCGGCTAACCCAACTAATATCACGATTGGTAACCCCTACCTGTCTCCCGAGTTGACCGATAATGTGGAGTTCAGCACCAGTGCCAACATCAAAGGTTTATACCTGAATGCGTCGCTTTTTGCCCGTCGGACCAACAACGAAATCACAGCCGTTCGGGACGTATCAAAGCAATCGATTGGTGATCCGACCAATCCAGTATTGCAACAGGTGATCCGTACCAGCTACCAAAACGTTGGGCACGAAGATGCGGCTGGTCTGAACCTGTTTGGCAATGGCATGCTGTTTAAAAAGTTACAACTGGGTGGCGGCATCGATCTCTACCATGTAACTCTGACCAACAACAATGCTAACCCAATTTATTCGGCTTCGAACGCAGGCTGGGTGATTGGTGGCCGGATCATGAGCAGCATTTCGCTGGCCAATGGCTGGGGCTTCCAGCTCTTTGGTGGTGGCCGTGGCAAACAAATTCAGTTGCAGGGTTATCAGAGTCCCATGTATTTCTACAGCCTGGGTCTGCGGAAAGAATTCAATAACAAGAAAGCCAGCTTAGGCTTAGCAGCCGAAAATATTTTCAACCATCCGTTTACCCAGCGTGCCGAACTGTCGTCGCCAATTCTGACCCAGAGCTCGCAAACAAGCTTCTATAACGCTGGTGTTCGGATGACGTTTAGTTACAAGCTTGGCAAAATGAGCTTCGACCAACCACAGAAACGCCGGAAATCAATTGAAAACGACGACCTGAAAGGAAACGAAGGTGGAAACGATAACAATGAAGGTCAACAGCAGTCGTCGCCATCGGGCAACGGTGGTGGAAACCGGGGCGGTGGCAGTGGACGTGGAGGCCGTCCTCGCTCATAA
- a CDS encoding glycosyltransferase family 39 protein: MTRLLLVLAFFCPVFYLFTYNSGYGYDAYEYLVIARSLSEGYQLYDFIPSKSYLLYSSTSVLLNLLGGYNHVTVSALITLLAVGVLISAWRAGRLFGERTALLTVVLTAIGCFFMEMNFLEPESWVAICGLNAFTVAVGNNGRPNWRWLAAGFLLGIGMCFKSVAAFYVIGFGAYILLLCLTGRITFWPMVIRGMLVLLGFALPLLLSILYFYTTNRLDAHLEWTYIYPFSGYPAHTLFLTKFFIKLSWLILLLLISALLVVQRPYRIIYQKTPIIWLVLLLAAFACVPMLKTQASHYFFQAAVFFSLHLGFLADQWLELYEARHRNIPYRLIFIGIGGVGVLLLVSLLLYRPDALKRFTSIADYAGEEQAGAFIRERAGNGHVLLFDNAMSLYYLSDREPNVPFIFTEMQTTHYIESHPDTYGKALADTSLKLVIFGNRSSLIDDSTAINKPTNAYAIRQLQAGLQQHFVKVKDPRFPLTYWVRK; this comes from the coding sequence ATGACGCGGCTTCTGTTGGTTTTAGCCTTTTTCTGTCCTGTTTTTTACCTGTTTACGTATAATTCCGGTTACGGCTACGATGCTTATGAGTACCTGGTGATTGCGCGTTCGCTCAGCGAAGGCTATCAATTGTACGACTTTATTCCGTCGAAATCCTACCTGCTGTATTCGTCTACGAGCGTACTGTTGAATCTATTGGGAGGCTATAACCACGTTACCGTTTCTGCACTGATTACACTACTGGCAGTTGGTGTATTGATTTCTGCCTGGCGAGCTGGTCGGCTGTTTGGTGAACGAACCGCTTTACTGACCGTGGTGCTGACTGCAATCGGCTGCTTTTTCATGGAAATGAATTTCCTGGAGCCCGAAAGTTGGGTGGCTATCTGTGGCTTGAATGCTTTTACGGTGGCTGTGGGCAACAACGGCAGACCGAACTGGCGTTGGCTGGCCGCTGGCTTTTTACTTGGGATCGGTATGTGTTTCAAGAGTGTAGCTGCTTTTTATGTAATTGGTTTTGGCGCGTATATCCTGCTCCTGTGTCTGACAGGACGAATCACCTTCTGGCCGATGGTCATTCGGGGTATGTTGGTATTGCTGGGTTTCGCACTACCGCTACTACTCTCCATCCTCTACTTTTACACAACTAATCGGCTGGATGCGCATCTGGAGTGGACCTATATTTACCCGTTCAGTGGCTACCCGGCCCATACCTTATTTCTGACTAAGTTTTTTATTAAGCTGAGTTGGTTGATTCTGCTCTTGCTGATCTCAGCCCTATTGGTTGTACAACGTCCCTACCGGATCATTTATCAGAAAACTCCGATTATCTGGCTGGTACTCCTATTAGCCGCTTTTGCCTGTGTCCCCATGCTGAAAACGCAGGCCAGTCATTACTTTTTTCAGGCGGCTGTTTTCTTTTCGCTGCACCTGGGATTTCTGGCCGATCAATGGCTGGAGTTGTACGAAGCCCGTCATCGTAACATACCCTACCGACTTATTTTTATAGGGATCGGTGGGGTAGGTGTGCTTCTACTCGTGAGTTTACTGCTGTATCGTCCCGATGCCCTCAAACGCTTTACGTCTATCGCCGATTATGCGGGTGAAGAACAGGCGGGCGCGTTTATTCGGGAACGAGCAGGTAATGGTCATGTGTTACTCTTCGACAACGCCATGAGTTTATACTATCTGTCGGACCGGGAGCCGAATGTACCGTTCATTTTTACCGAGATGCAGACAACCCATTACATCGAATCACATCCGGATACGTATGGGAAGGCGCTGGCCGACACGAGTTTAAAACTGGTTATTTTTGGCAATCGATCCAGTCTGATCGATGATAGTACGGCCATCAATAAACCTACTAATGCGTATGCTATTCGCCAATTGCAGGCTGGTTTACAACAACATTTCGTGAAGGTGAAAGACCCGCGATTTCCGCTAACCTACTGGGTACGGAAGTAA
- a CDS encoding glycosyltransferase family 2 protein has protein sequence MLLSVLIPAYNEFKNIDILIEKVQAVPLTKEIIIVDDGSTDGTRDRLNSYRSVPNMTIVFHEHNQGKGAAIRTAIQHMTGDIAIVQDADLEYEPQDYLALVQPIVDGKEQVVYGSRFLKPENRHSYMSFYIGGQVVTMLTNILYNQRLTDEPTCYKVFKADFLRSIPLDCTRFEFCPEVTAKVAKRGIKIKELPISYYPRSIAEGKKISWFDGIEAIWVLLKYRFVK, from the coding sequence ATGTTGCTATCCGTTCTGATTCCTGCTTACAACGAGTTTAAAAATATAGATATACTCATTGAGAAAGTTCAGGCTGTTCCGTTAACGAAAGAAATAATTATTGTCGACGACGGCTCTACCGATGGCACCCGCGACCGGCTAAATAGCTATCGCTCTGTGCCAAACATGACAATTGTTTTTCATGAACACAATCAGGGAAAAGGGGCAGCGATCCGTACGGCTATCCAGCATATGACGGGTGATATTGCTATTGTACAGGATGCCGATCTGGAATACGAACCGCAGGATTATCTGGCACTGGTGCAGCCCATTGTTGACGGGAAAGAGCAGGTTGTATATGGGTCGCGATTTCTGAAGCCCGAAAATCGCCACTCCTACATGAGTTTTTACATTGGCGGGCAAGTCGTAACGATGCTCACAAATATCCTTTACAATCAGCGATTAACCGACGAACCTACCTGCTATAAAGTGTTCAAAGCTGATTTTCTGCGATCGATCCCGCTCGACTGTACCCGTTTCGAGTTTTGCCCTGAAGTAACGGCCAAAGTGGCCAAACGGGGTATAAAAATCAAAGAGTTACCGATCAGTTACTATCCCCGATCCATTGCCGAAGGCAAGAAAATTTCCTGGTTCGATGGCATCGAAGCCATCTGGGTCCTCCTTAAATACCGATTTGTGAAATAA
- a CDS encoding RluA family pseudouridine synthase encodes MEHTEQPRRPHGKRADLQLTVSEPAELMAFLIAKLPHKNRNNIKSLLRNKQILIDGKVYTQFNHPLQPEQVVTVAANRAPETSQYRGLTLLYEDPDIIVINKQAGLLSMATAKERDRTAYGILSDYVKKENPKNKIFIIHRLDRETSGVMMFARSENVQQLMQESWNATTKQRTYVALVEGVPKPPAGTITSYLRESKALIVYSSQNPDNGQLSVTNYRVSKAANGYALVELELETGRKNQIRVHMNDIGHPIAGDVKYGAQTDPIGRLGLHAETLAFTHPITGEVMRFDAPIPKTFLSVVKERGQE; translated from the coding sequence ATGGAGCATACCGAACAACCCCGTCGGCCACATGGTAAACGCGCCGATTTGCAGCTAACTGTGTCGGAACCGGCTGAGTTAATGGCGTTTCTAATCGCCAAACTGCCGCATAAAAACCGGAACAATATTAAATCGCTGCTTCGAAATAAACAGATTCTGATTGACGGCAAAGTCTATACGCAGTTTAACCATCCCCTTCAGCCTGAACAAGTTGTGACTGTGGCAGCCAATCGGGCGCCCGAAACCTCACAGTATCGAGGGTTAACCCTGCTGTACGAAGACCCGGATATTATTGTCATTAACAAACAGGCTGGACTGCTTTCGATGGCTACGGCCAAAGAACGTGACCGTACAGCTTATGGCATCCTGAGCGATTACGTCAAGAAAGAAAACCCAAAAAATAAAATCTTCATCATCCATCGACTCGACCGAGAAACATCGGGCGTAATGATGTTTGCCCGTAGTGAAAACGTGCAGCAGTTGATGCAGGAATCCTGGAACGCCACGACCAAACAGCGAACCTATGTCGCGCTGGTCGAGGGCGTACCCAAGCCGCCTGCAGGCACCATCACATCATACCTGCGGGAGAGCAAAGCGCTTATCGTGTATTCCAGCCAAAACCCTGACAACGGCCAACTGTCGGTTACCAACTACCGGGTGTCTAAAGCAGCAAATGGCTATGCACTGGTTGAACTCGAACTGGAAACGGGCCGAAAAAACCAGATACGGGTCCATATGAATGACATTGGCCATCCTATTGCTGGCGATGTCAAGTACGGCGCTCAAACCGACCCCATCGGGCGTCTGGGTTTACATGCCGAAACGCTGGCATTTACTCACCCCATCACGGGTGAAGTCATGCGTTTCGACGCGCCAATACCCAAGACATTTCTGAGTGTTGTAAAGGAACGGGGACAAGAGTAG
- a CDS encoding enoyl-CoA hydratase/isomerase family protein, which translates to MYENLLYEVTDSVCRITLNRPQVYNALSPGLIQDITSAIEAAGADDQVRVVILTGAGDKAFSSGADLKEGFAKAASASSSLQLGDSLRSTYHPMIRAIRNLPKPVIGRINGVAAGAGCSLALACDQIICADEAYFSQIFINIGLMPDAGSTFFLPRLIGPQRAFELCSTGRRVYGPEAAQMGLVSRSVPTGDLDDTISQVVAYYASAPTRAIGAMKKVLNQSLYSDLDHQLEQEADNQDTLGQSADAMEGISAFLMKRRPNFSGK; encoded by the coding sequence ATGTACGAAAACTTACTTTACGAAGTCACGGACTCCGTTTGTCGGATTACCCTGAATCGCCCCCAGGTATACAATGCCCTGAGTCCGGGGTTGATTCAGGATATTACTTCAGCCATTGAAGCAGCTGGTGCCGATGACCAGGTACGCGTTGTGATCCTGACGGGTGCAGGCGACAAAGCTTTCTCGTCGGGTGCCGACCTGAAGGAAGGGTTTGCCAAAGCTGCCTCAGCGAGCAGTTCTTTACAACTAGGCGATTCATTGCGGAGCACCTATCACCCCATGATTCGGGCCATTCGGAACCTACCCAAACCCGTAATTGGGCGGATTAATGGCGTGGCGGCTGGCGCAGGTTGCTCATTAGCACTGGCCTGCGATCAGATTATATGTGCAGACGAAGCCTACTTTAGTCAGATCTTTATCAACATCGGCCTAATGCCCGATGCAGGTTCCACCTTTTTCTTACCCAGACTGATCGGCCCACAACGTGCGTTTGAGCTATGCAGTACAGGGCGCCGGGTATACGGCCCAGAAGCCGCTCAAATGGGTCTGGTAAGCCGTTCCGTCCCCACAGGTGACCTCGACGATACTATAAGCCAAGTAGTAGCCTATTATGCCTCAGCCCCCACTCGTGCTATAGGAGCCATGAAAAAAGTATTGAATCAATCACTGTACTCAGACCTTGACCACCAGCTTGAGCAAGAAGCTGACAATCAGGATACTTTAGGACAATCAGCAGATGCAATGGAAGGCATAAGCGCGTTTCTGATGAAAAGAAGACCAAATTTTTCGGGCAAATAG